From Aegilops tauschii subsp. strangulata cultivar AL8/78 chromosome 5, Aet v6.0, whole genome shotgun sequence:
caaatcatcgcccacaactactttgtgttctactcgtgcatagaatctacgcatagacctagctcatgatgccacttttggggaacatagcaataattcaaaattttcctacgtgtcaccaagatcaatctaggaaatgctagcaatgagagagagggagtgcatcttcatacccttgaagatcgctaagcggaagcgttacgagaacgcggttgatggagtcgtactcgcggcgattcaaatcgcggaagatccgatctagcgccgaacggacggcgcctccgcgttcaacacacgtacagcccggggacgtctcctccttcttgatccagcaaggggagaggagaagttgagggagaactccagcagcacgacggcatggtggcaatggagctcgtggttctctggcagagcttcgctaagcactacggaggaggaggaggagttggaggaggagagggctgcgccttgcaaggggtgcggctgccctcccacccccctctatttataggggcaagggagaggggggccggccccctccagatggatctagagggggggcggcggccaagggagggaggcttgccccccaagccaagggggccgccccttttagggtttccccccaaccctaggcgcatgggccctagcggggtttggcgcccagcccacctaggggctggttcccctctatattcggcccatagggccctccggagcagatggaccctcccggtggacccccggaaccctttcggtggtcccggtacaataccgatatacccccgaacacttccggcgaccgaataaggacttcccatatataaatcttcatctccagaccattccggaactcctcgtgacgttcgggatctcatccgggactccgaacaaccttcggtaaccacatactatttcccataacaactctagcgtcaccgaacctttgtgtagaccctatgggttcgggaaccatgcagacatgaccgagacacctctccggccaataaccaatagcgggatctggatacccatattggctcccacatgttccatgatgatctcatctgatgaaccacgatgtcggggattcaatcaatcccgtatacaattccctttgtccatcggtatgttacttgcccgagattcgatcgtcggtatcccaatgcctcgttcaatctcgttaccggcaagtctctttactcgttccgtaacgcatgatcccgtggctaactccttagtcacattgagctcattatgatgatgcattaccgagtgggcccagagatacctctccgttatacggtgtgacaaatcccagtctcgattcgtgccaacccaacagacactttcggagatacctgtaatgcacctttatagccacccagttacgttgtgacgtttggtacacccaaagcattcctacggtatctgggagttgcacaatctcatggtctaaggaaacgatacttgacattagaaaagctcttatgaaacaaactacacgatcttgtgctatgcttaggattgggtcttgtccatcacatcattctcctaatgatgtgatcccgttatcaatgacatccaatgtccatggtcaggaaaccataaccatctattgatcaacgagctagtcaactagaggcttactagggacatgttgtggtctatgtattcacacatgtattacggtttccagttaatacaattatagcatgaacaatagacaattatcatgaacaaggaaatacaataataaccattttattattgcctctagggcatatttccaataggcAAACCCTGCGGTGGTTTGCTTCCAGGAGACTAAGCTCCAAGCTGTATCACCTGAAATCGTGAAACATTGTCTGGGTAATAGATTCGAGAATTTCGAGTACCTTCCTGCTGTGGGAACCCGTGGGGGAATTTTGCTTGCATGGGATGCCACCATGGCATCATTTTCGAACCCTCACCGCACTACGAACACGCTCATGGGGCTGGTCCGGCCGGCAAGTGGAGGCCAATGGTGGCTAACGGGAGTTTATGGGCCTCAAAGCAACGAGGATAAGATTGCTTTCCTTCAAGAGCTGGTTGATATCCGGGATCTACATGCAGGCCCCTGGATAGTAGCGGGAGATTTCAATCTCTTGGTAGACCCGGAGAACAAGAACAACAGTGTCGTGAACCACCGCATGATGGCCCGCATCCGTGCCAAGCTCAACAGGTTGGAGCTGCGAGAGTTGTATCTAAACGGGAGAAAATTCACATGGTCGAATGAGAGGCTCAGGCCGACCATAGAAAAGATCGATCACGTTTTTGCCACGAGCTGCTGGGAAGATCTTTACCCGACATGCCTCCTGACCGCCCTGGGATCTACAGTCTCTGTGATCATTGCCCCTTCCTGCTTGACCTCAACGCCGATATCATGATGGGGAAGCGATTCTGCGTCGAGGCGTTCTAGCCCAAAGCTGATGGGTTCCACGAGACGGTGGAGATTGCTTGGCAGTCGGTCCCCCTGCACGATAATGCCTTCCTGACCTTAGATAACAAATTGCGAGCCACGGCCAAAGCACTACAACGTTGGAGCGATTGGTGGATTGGAAATGTCAGGATGCAGAACCTCATCGCCCTAGAGGTCATTGCAAGACTCGATGAGGCCATGGACTCTAGGCTCTCTCCCTGGACGAGCACGCCTTGCGCAGACTGCTCAAGCGGAAGTTACTCGGGCTGGCGTCGTTGCAGAGGACAATAGCGAGGCAAAGATCGAGGTTGTTGCAGCTCAGAGATGGCGAGGCCAACACCGCTTAGTTTCATCGTCAGGCCTGTCATCGCCAACGTAAGAATGCCATCCTCTCCTTGCAACACAACAGGCAGACGTTCATGAATCAGGAGGAAATCGCAGCCGCGGCAGACGAATTCTACTCCGGGCTGCTCAGAACTGCCCCCGAGCGTGAGTACTCGCTCCAGCTTGACGCCCTTGATCTTCCATGGAAGAACCTATCTCACCTCGAAGCCCCATTCATGATCGAGGAAATTGAGCGCATTGTCAAGAACATGCCAATGGACAAATCCCCTGGGCTGGATGGTTTCACGGGACGTTTCTATGCCTCTTGCTGGAACATTATAAAAGATGATATGATGCGGGCGATGGGCCAGTTCTATAGAGGTGACATGTGCGGCCTCCCGGCGATCAACAAGGCCATCGTCGTCCTCTTGCCGAAGAAAGCAGGAGCGGTTCAAATCACGGACTTTAGGCCGGTCAGTCTTGTACACGGGGCGCTCAAGATCTTTGACAAAGCTCTGGCTGTCAGGCTTGCAAGCGAACTGCCATTCCTCGTGGGTAATCATCAGAGCGCATTCGTAGCGGGGAGGTCCTTGCACGACAATTTCATGCTCGTTCAGTGCACGACCCGGCGCCTCCACGCGCTGCGTGACCCTTCTGTCATGTTGAAGCTTGACATATCCAAGGCCTTCGACTCAATTCAATGGCCATTCCTGCTAGAGGTGATGAGACAAATGGGTTTTGGGTAGAGATGGATCACTTCGATCTGTGGCATGCTTTCCACTTCGTCCACCAGAATCTTGGTCAATGGGAGGCCGGGCGATGCCATCTTCAACTGCCGCGGGCTCAGGCAAGGGGGGCTGATCTCTCCTATGCTCTTCATCTTATGCATGGAGCCACTCCACCGGCTGTTCGCGAGAGCCACCGATACTGGTTTGCTTGCCCCATTGGCGCGCTCTGGCCTCAAACAAAGACTCTCCATGTTCGCCGATGATGTCATGCTTTTTCTCAAGCCGAAATCTCAGGAGCTCTCAGCGTGCTCGTCGATCCTCGACATGTTCGGACACGCTTCTGGGCTGCATGTGAACCTTGCCAAGACGGCAGCCCTTCCCATCCGGTGCACCCAGGAGGAAATGCAACTTGTCCGTGATATACTTGGTTGCTCGACGGCCGAGTTCCCATGCAAATACCTTGGCCTTCCCCTCACCACCAGGAAGCAAACGACAGTGCAATTTCGTGGACTCGTGGACCAGCTCGCTGCGATGCTGCTACACTGGAAGGCAGCGACTCTGTCGAAGAGCAGCAGGCTCCTTCTCATCCAATCAGTCCTCACAGCGATACCCATCCATTCAATGTTAGCTCTAGGGCTGCCACCCAAAACGCTCGCAGCAATGACCAAAATCTGTCAAAGTTTTCTATGGAGCAGCAAGGCGGAGGCGGGAGGAGGCGCCTGGGGCGTCGTCCGCCGTCCAAAGTGGGCAGGTGGCCTTGGCGTGCTGGACTTGTGCTGGATGAATGTAGCTTTGCAGACAAAGTGGATCTGGTTACAAAAGACGGACACCTCCAGGCCTTGGGCGGAGTTTGCCATTCCCGTGCCCAAGGAATCAAGACTACTCTTCCAGGCGGCAGCGCGCGTGCACCTTGGCGATGGCAAGAGCACTTTGTTTTGGGAGGATCGATGGCTTATGGGATCCAGCATCCAAGAGCTTGTGCCACGTCTTTATGACCGCATCCCGGCGCGTGTGAAGAACTCAAGAACCGTCTACGAAGCCATAACCTCAGATGCTTGGGCGCGGGACCTTGGGCCGGCCATTGACCACACCACCTTGGAGCAATTCTTGTCCCTATGGCCCGCGGTGGTGGCCACCCGCCTGAACGAGTACGACAGCGATGCTATTACCTGGGCCTGGAGCAAGGAGGGGCAATTTTCGGCTAGCTCGGCTTACCAGGCCAAGTTTTGGGGGCTTTAGGTTTCGCCCACGGCTTCGCTCTCCTGGGGCTCGCGAGTGCCGCTAAGATGCAGGTTCTTTTCCTGGCTGGCCATCAAGGAGAGGTGCTGGACCTCGGACCGACTGGCGAGGCGAGGATTGCCGCACCAGGACGCTTGCCCGCTGTGTGATCAGCATGATGAAACGATAAACCACCTGCTTCTGCACTGCGTTTTCGTCCGACAAGTGTGGACTCGAGTCCTGCCCGCGCTGGGCATGGGGCATGTTGAGCCTCGCCAGGAGGAGACGCTATCGGACTGGTACGTGCGCAGCGGGCTAGATAGGCTGCCCAAGAAGCGGGCGAGGCCGAGGCGCGCGACTTGCTTACTAGTCCTCTGGGAGGTGTGGAAACACCGGAACGACGTTGTGTTCAATGGCAGGACTCCATGTCTCAGAGACTTGTTGCGAAAAATTGCTAGCGAATACGTGCTATGGAGGGACGCGGGACTGCTCCGCGACGATGACGATATGCACCAGGGCATCGAGGCAGCTCTAAGGTGGGCGCAGGGCGAGTAGTCACATAGTGTGCTGGGTAGAGTAAGGTGGAGTTGGCGTGGGTGTCATGTAGCCGTGCCCTGTAAAATTATTTTGGGGTTCCTTCCCCTTTCTTCTCTTAATAGATGATACGCACACTCGTGCGGATTCGAGAAAGAAAAAAGAGTGTATGAGACATCGAAACACTGGACCGACAAAGATCTGAATACCAATTGACCTGTGATTATTTTTATCTTTTGAAAAAGGGATCTTCCTCCGATTTCCATCACCAGAAACCACACCTATGATTATATTAGATGTAACACCAATTCAGAAGAACATTAAAGATTCTGGGTAGGAGTAAGAGACTTGAGAAAGAAGAAGAACAGAGGAGATGAGTCATTGAGACTTCATTTCTTGATCGATAATTTAGCCTGGGTACAATTACGAGCTTATAACTGGCCCCACGTCACTCGCTAACCACATGGCGCACGCTCATCTACTCCTGTCCACATCCACCGATCGGCAGCGCCTTTCCATTTTCCCGCCATGGCTTTCTCCGCCAAACGAACTTCAGTTTCGTTAGTGAACCTTTTCTGCTCCTTTTCTTCAGCTTCCGATGTTCCAGCCCTTGCAGGCATCACCTCCACCGCATCCGGAGGCCGGGTCACGCCGTGGCACTCGCCCAACAGTGTGAGACGACGGGCCTCTTCCTTATCCACCAGACGTGCACCAAGAGGTCGCGGCGGAGCCCCGTGCATAGCGACAGTGCCGGGTTTTGCAGCATCGAAGGCGGCCTGCGCGGTGAAGGAAATGGTGGAGCGAGTCCTCGGCATCGAAGGCGATGCCGCGCGTGCATCGCGCCCGGACAAGGGGCAGCGACGAACTCGTCATCGCGAACCGTATGAGATATTTTGAGTTGTGGGACGGAGCTGCACGGAGAAAAATAGTTCAGTGACTATATCTTCATTTCACGCACACTCCCACGTCAATCCTGCCCCGGTCTATGTAAACAACAGTGGAAAATATTACTAGTAGTAACATTTCCGTCAGAAAGGAGCCAATCATTTGCCAAAACGCGACATTTGACCTGATCTTGTGCATTCGAAGAGCAAGTACGTACGTTACGTACGTACACTGCACTTGCCTTTTTTCTTTCCTTTCAGAAACACACAAGCCGCGTGTCTTTTGTATTTAAGAGAAGGGAGCCATACATCGTTCTATACACTCCACTTGGTTAATATGATATTATGGTCTGTTAGACAGTTACTGGGTCATGTTAGTGACTGGGTCTGTTAGACAGTTACGACCGAGTTGACTTGCCATCTTCTTCTCTCTTTCTTCCCGATAATAACGAGTAGATTTTCAGCAACTACACGTAAACGGAGTATACATAAGCAAAGTTTTCGTAGCAACTTTAGCAGAATCAAAGCACTGAAGCTCAGTAGTACAACCAAATGAAGCTCATGTTGTGGATCATAGGTAGCTTAGCTTCTGCCACCTCAGACCTCTAGCTAGCTAGGTCGATCAAAGCGCATCATATTGACCGATGGGTTCAGACCGCTTCGACGTCGATGAGCTGAAGCATATCTTGCGCCCCGGTTCTTCCGCGGCGAAGATTGACTGGTACGTTATATGATCCAGCCAGCCAACCAGATTTAGTATCTGCATAGCCTGATGATCTCTCCACACGTATCAATGTCACAGGGGCAACGAGGAGCACCGCCGCTGCATGGTCGCCTGCATGGTCAAAGGCGCTTACGTCCTCGAGAGCGACAGAGCGATGGGCAggacggaggcggcggcgctggcgccGGCGTGGTGGGAGAGCTTTCACTTCCGCCTCAACCAAAAACTCACGGACGGCAGGTCCATCTATGGTGCCATCTACGAGCATGTGGCCGGCCCCCGCCACCCAGCTGCTCCACGGTATGTCGTCGCCTTCAGGGGCACCATGCTGAAAAACCCCGATAGGAAGGTGATGGTGAAAGATGTAATCCTCGACGTCAATATACTGACCAACACACTCAAGTACCGCACGCGCTCCAAGCGAGCGCGAGGGGCGGTCGAGGGACTTATGGCTGACCCAGCTAGGTCAAACCCAGACCGAGAGGAGTGCGCTGACGTCTGGCTCGCCGGGCACTCTCTTGGCGCTTCACTGGCGCTGGACGTGGGGCGGAACATGATTGTGGAGTGGGGGCTCAACCTCCCGACCTTCCTCTTCAATCCGCCGCAGGTGTCATTGACACCTGTGCTCAACTTGCTGAAGGCGACGGACAAGGCCAAGTCGGGCCTGCACTTGACGAGTTTCGTCTGGAAGGTCGCTGCGGGACGTTTCTCCGATTCCCACCGAGAGAACATGGGGCAGCTGTTCAAGAAGCTTGAACCGTGGGTGCTGAATCTGTACGTGCACGACAAGGACTGGATCTGCCAGGGCTTCATCGACTACTTCGAGCTGCGGCAGAAGTACCGCGAGCGATTCCCTGATGCTGGCACCGTGTGGATGACAATATCGTACCGAGACATGCTCTCGCGCCTCTTCGGCGAGGAGACAGGGCAGCCTCACCTCCTGCCATCGGCAACGCTGTGGAAAAGCAGGCTCGAGACCGATGCGC
This genomic window contains:
- the LOC109779895 gene encoding GDSL esterase/lipase At4g10955-like; the protein is MGSDRFDVDELKHILRPGSSAAKIDWGNEEHRRCMVACMVKGAYVLESDRAMGRTEAAALAPAWWESFHFRLNQKLTDGRSIYGAIYEHVAGPRHPAAPRYVVAFRGTMLKNPDRKVMVKDVILDVNILTNTLKYRTRSKRARGAVEGLMADPARSNPDREECADVWLAGHSLGASLALDVGRNMIVEWGLNLPTFLFNPPQVSLTPVLNLLKATDKAKSGLHLTSFVWKVAAGRFSDSHRENMGQLFKKLEPWVLNLYVHDKDWICQGFIDYFELRQKYRERFPDAGTVWMTISYRDMLSRLFGEETGQPHLLPSATLWKSRLETDAHGLQQWWKPDRVLELGAKSYSYTT